A DNA window from Luteolibacter luteus contains the following coding sequences:
- a CDS encoding protein arginine kinase, with product MMRFSTLIKNPADWMTGEGADNAIVLTSRIRLARNLKGEPFPGWAKKEQRQHILGLLRPAAESLPCMKDAFSQELDDLTSVQKQVMVERHLISREHAARGEGSAAVIERRQSIALMLNEEDHLRMQSIRPGMSLRAAFDALAAVDEELEQSLEIAFDHELGYLTTCPTNLGTGLRASAMLHLPALVLSDQIGQVLQAVNKIGLAVRGLYGEGTESLGNLFQISNQSTLGESEETILRRLERVISQVATHERNARDKLLEDDPEMVSDKIGRAYGVLRHAWIIDSKEALNHLSLLRLGGDLGFLPADTVKTCDGLLMDIQPAHLQLHSGRKLSPEERDSIRAEIVRSRLQSLEAPDIRSTRKKNGNDPDPEIL from the coding sequence ATGATGCGCTTTTCCACACTGATCAAGAATCCCGCCGACTGGATGACCGGCGAAGGCGCGGATAATGCCATCGTGCTAACGTCCCGCATTCGTCTCGCCCGCAATCTGAAGGGTGAGCCATTCCCCGGCTGGGCGAAGAAGGAGCAGCGCCAGCATATCCTTGGTCTGCTGCGCCCGGCTGCGGAATCGCTGCCCTGCATGAAGGATGCCTTTTCGCAGGAACTCGATGACCTGACCTCCGTGCAGAAGCAGGTGATGGTGGAGCGCCATCTCATCAGCCGTGAGCATGCTGCCCGCGGGGAGGGGAGCGCGGCTGTCATCGAGCGCCGTCAGTCGATTGCCCTCATGCTGAATGAAGAGGATCACCTGCGCATGCAGTCGATTCGTCCTGGCATGTCCCTGCGTGCCGCTTTCGATGCGCTGGCAGCGGTGGATGAGGAGCTTGAGCAGTCGCTGGAAATTGCCTTCGACCACGAGTTAGGCTATCTTACCACTTGCCCCACGAATCTGGGAACGGGGCTGCGTGCCTCCGCGATGCTTCATTTGCCAGCTCTGGTCCTCAGCGATCAGATCGGCCAGGTGCTGCAGGCCGTGAACAAGATCGGCCTGGCGGTCCGCGGGCTCTACGGGGAAGGAACGGAGTCTCTGGGCAATCTTTTCCAGATCTCCAACCAGTCCACGTTAGGGGAGAGCGAAGAGACAATTTTACGCAGGCTGGAGCGCGTTATTTCCCAAGTTGCGACACATGAGCGCAACGCGCGCGACAAGCTGCTGGAGGATGACCCTGAAATGGTGAGCGATAAGATCGGTCGTGCCTACGGGGTTCTACGGCATGCATGGATCATTGATTCCAAGGAAGCTCTGAATCATTTGTCTTTGTTGAGGCTGGGGGGAGACCTCGGTTTCCTGCCTGCTGATACCGTGAAAACCTGCGATGGTCTGTTGATGGATATTCAACCGGCACACCTCCAGCTACACAGTGGCAGGAAATTGTCGCCGGAAGAACGTGACTCCATTCGAGCGGAAATCGTTCGCTCCCGGTTGCAATCCCTTGAAGCCCCTGATATTCGTTCTACAAGGAAGAAGAACGGAAACGACCCAGATCCCGAGATTCTATGA
- a CDS encoding DUF4279 domain-containing protein: MPRASAYDESYPTCSYTHAWLRVMGEDVDPDEVTAIVGVSPTSTQRRGNPVEGHPGKTYSRGGWWIGTEGLLGSKDARHHLDWILEKVPGKEQEFMELHRRGYLVDVCVRWDSRHGHGGPTISPKQMKALADLGVDLWFDVYVADFED, translated from the coding sequence ATGCCTCGAGCGAGCGCCTACGATGAGAGCTATCCGACTTGTTCCTACACGCACGCATGGCTGCGGGTAATGGGTGAAGATGTCGACCCGGACGAAGTGACCGCGATCGTGGGAGTCTCTCCAACCTCGACCCAGCGTCGGGGTAATCCCGTCGAAGGTCACCCGGGTAAGACCTATTCGCGCGGCGGTTGGTGGATTGGGACCGAAGGATTACTGGGAAGCAAAGACGCCCGGCATCATCTCGATTGGATTCTGGAGAAAGTCCCGGGAAAGGAGCAGGAGTTCATGGAACTCCATCGCCGGGGCTATCTGGTGGATGTCTGTGTGCGCTGGGATTCCCGTCACGGCCACGGAGGCCCGACGATTAGTCCGAAGCAGATGAAGGCGCTTGCAGATCTTGGCGTAGACCTGTGGTTCGATGTCTATGTCGCAGACTTCGAGGACTAA
- the ilvE gene encoding branched-chain-amino-acid transaminase, with the protein MKIWLDGELVDESEAKVSVFDHGLLYGDGVFEGIRVYSRRVFRLEEHIRRLFDSARAIVLDIPWTQEEVCRYVVETVAANGLDNGYIRLVVTRGAGGLGLNPYLCKRASMFIIAATISLYPKEHYENGLSVITCATRRPAPAALMPQVKSLNYLNNIMAKVEAIQSGALEAIMLNEQGYVAECTGDNIFIIRDGKVHTPQVNDGALDGITRHVIFELAEKLGVPIVERQLTRYDIFVADECFLTGTAAEVIPVVELDRRKIGDGKPGPVTRRFIDAFTELANSTGTPID; encoded by the coding sequence ATGAAAATCTGGTTGGACGGCGAATTGGTGGATGAATCCGAAGCGAAGGTGTCCGTGTTCGATCACGGCTTGCTCTATGGAGACGGCGTCTTCGAGGGCATTCGCGTCTACAGCCGGCGGGTCTTCCGCCTTGAGGAGCACATCCGCCGTCTTTTCGATTCCGCCCGGGCCATCGTCCTCGACATCCCGTGGACTCAGGAAGAGGTCTGCCGTTACGTGGTGGAAACCGTGGCCGCCAACGGCCTCGACAACGGCTACATCCGCCTGGTGGTGACCCGTGGTGCAGGCGGCCTCGGCCTGAATCCCTATCTCTGCAAGCGCGCGAGCATGTTCATCATCGCCGCGACCATCAGCCTCTATCCGAAGGAACACTATGAGAACGGCTTGTCCGTGATCACCTGTGCCACCCGGCGCCCGGCTCCGGCTGCGCTCATGCCGCAGGTGAAGTCGCTGAATTACTTGAACAACATCATGGCAAAGGTGGAGGCAATCCAATCGGGTGCCCTCGAAGCCATCATGCTGAACGAGCAGGGCTACGTGGCAGAGTGCACGGGCGATAACATCTTCATCATCCGCGATGGCAAGGTGCACACTCCACAGGTCAATGACGGTGCGCTTGATGGCATCACCCGCCACGTGATCTTCGAACTCGCCGAAAAACTTGGCGTGCCGATCGTGGAACGTCAGCTCACCCGCTACGATATCTTCGTGGCTGACGAGTGCTTTCTCACCGGCACCGCCGCCGAGGTGATCCCTGTGGTCGAGCTGGACCGCCGGAAGATCGGTGATGGCAAGCCGGGTCCGGTGACCCGCCGTTTCATCGACGCCTTCACCGAGCTCGCCAACTCCACCGGCACTCCGATCGACTGA
- a CDS encoding UvrB/UvrC motif-containing protein, which produces MDCDICGKKAKVHLTQLVGGQIKKIALCDDCAKEKGVTDPTGFALAEMLLGKQPGKAVAPVAPPVGGGVGRRCPQCGFTLDDLRRIRRFGCATCYTTFKEEVNQMLRGMHKGNKHCGKMPAGLMELHERTQRLEELRGKLDQAITSENYEEAAGLRDEIRQIELRAAASRTTETP; this is translated from the coding sequence ATGGACTGCGACATCTGCGGCAAGAAGGCAAAGGTGCACCTCACCCAACTGGTGGGCGGGCAAATCAAGAAAATCGCCCTTTGCGACGACTGCGCCAAAGAGAAGGGGGTTACGGATCCGACCGGCTTCGCTCTGGCGGAGATGCTGCTTGGAAAGCAGCCCGGAAAGGCCGTCGCACCTGTGGCTCCACCAGTCGGAGGAGGTGTCGGACGTCGTTGCCCGCAATGCGGATTCACGCTGGATGACCTCCGGCGGATCCGTCGCTTCGGATGTGCGACTTGCTACACGACTTTCAAGGAAGAGGTGAACCAGATGCTGCGCGGCATGCACAAGGGGAACAAGCACTGCGGCAAGATGCCCGCAGGCTTGATGGAACTCCATGAGCGCACGCAGCGGTTGGAAGAACTCCGCGGCAAACTCGACCAAGCGATCACCTCGGAAAACTACGAGGAAGCCGCCGGTCTCCGCGATGAGATCCGCCAGATTGAACTCCGTGCCGCCGCTTCCCGAACGACTGAAACGCCATGA
- a CDS encoding sensor histidine kinase, whose product MTDPLVIGLILAALCAFTALAVTAIRLRRARKDFTEEVAAWKLKLDLDMRNARKERDQLLDALGDAFMLVDADARVLFANKAARTLFRGRDLTGRTVHEAFLDQRLAAALMRCLDTGEPTVTRAVLGQQSSPLGDQERRGMNAWVIDAARLSDSPADDPTTRVVIRDVTSEYQTEQIRKDFVANASHELRTPLAIINGYLENLIDDDLVDDKDLTRRFLKVMRKHTERISRIVEDMLVISRLESGEAAALKVKPFRIRSCVSDVLERLESVIQGQQAVIKIDMPDVDLTLAGDRFYWTQVLFNLIENALKQNPRKGLTVSIGCHRDEQLTRIWVADDGVGIPSADLPHIFRRFYRVEKHHSQEEIKGTGLGLSIVKRAIEAHGGTINVSSIPGQETRFTIEVPRDAEAKLQAEADANALPELSKMD is encoded by the coding sequence ATGACCGACCCACTTGTCATTGGACTGATTCTTGCAGCGCTCTGTGCATTCACCGCCTTGGCCGTCACGGCCATACGACTGCGCAGGGCACGAAAGGATTTCACTGAGGAAGTAGCAGCATGGAAGCTGAAGCTGGATCTCGACATGAGGAACGCCCGCAAGGAGCGCGACCAGTTGCTCGACGCACTGGGCGACGCCTTCATGCTGGTGGATGCGGATGCGCGCGTGCTGTTCGCCAACAAGGCGGCGCGCACGCTTTTCCGCGGCCGGGATCTCACCGGTCGCACCGTTCACGAAGCCTTCCTCGATCAACGTCTGGCGGCGGCACTGATGCGCTGCCTGGACACCGGCGAGCCGACCGTGACGCGGGCGGTCCTCGGCCAGCAATCCTCACCCCTCGGCGACCAAGAGCGCCGGGGAATGAATGCATGGGTCATCGATGCCGCCCGTCTCTCGGACAGCCCGGCCGACGACCCAACCACCCGAGTCGTGATTCGTGACGTGACCAGCGAGTACCAGACCGAGCAGATCCGGAAGGACTTCGTGGCAAATGCCTCCCACGAACTGCGCACCCCTCTGGCCATCATCAATGGCTACTTGGAGAACCTCATCGATGACGACCTCGTCGATGACAAGGATCTCACGCGCCGCTTCCTCAAGGTGATGCGCAAGCACACCGAGCGTATCTCCCGCATCGTGGAAGACATGCTGGTGATCTCCCGTCTGGAGTCCGGGGAAGCCGCAGCGTTGAAGGTGAAACCTTTCCGCATCCGCTCCTGCGTGAGCGATGTCCTCGAACGTCTGGAGTCCGTGATCCAAGGTCAGCAGGCGGTCATCAAGATCGACATGCCGGATGTGGATCTGACCTTGGCGGGCGACCGCTTCTATTGGACGCAGGTTCTTTTCAATCTGATCGAGAACGCGCTGAAGCAGAATCCGCGGAAAGGCCTCACGGTTTCCATCGGCTGCCATCGCGACGAACAGCTCACGCGAATTTGGGTCGCCGATGACGGGGTGGGGATTCCAAGCGCGGACCTCCCACATATTTTCCGACGCTTCTACCGCGTGGAGAAACACCACTCGCAGGAAGAGATCAAGGGAACCGGCCTGGGACTATCCATCGTGAAGCGCGCCATCGAGGCGCACGGCGGAACGATCAACGTGAGTTCGATCCCCGGCCAAGAAACCCGCTTCACCATCGAGGTTCCGAGGGACGCCGAGGCGAAGCTACAAGCCGAAGCGGACGCCAATGCTCTGCCCGAGCTGAGCAAGATGGATTGA
- a CDS encoding CCA tRNA nucleotidyltransferase has protein sequence MDARRRQSYGQGVPDARHAACNLARRLKKAGHTAYFAGGCVRDGLLGKIPKDYDIATSATPAQVTALFPGSNEVGAHFGVVIAKEQGHHVEIATFRTDGSYRDGRRPDDVTFSTPEEDSKRRDFTINGLFEDPESGEVIDFVGGRKDLAAGVLRAIGNPADRFNEDALRLMRAIRFATTLGFEIEPDTWAAIQANADGLLRISPERIRDEFSRLIVQPARARGLDLLVDSGLIQHFLPEVLPLIGCEQPPEWHPEGDVYVHTRIMLEMLGPEAPLELCLAVLLHDIAKPPTQTFDEQAGRIRFNGHDAMGALMAEEILRRLRYPNHVIEDVAFIVSRHMQFMNVQQMRTAKLKRFMSAPTFPLELDLHRVDCGSSNGFTDNLEFLIAKQEEFAAQPLIPAPLVTGHDLIRLGLAPGPRFSEILDAVQTEQLEGRLADRESAVAWVKGLI, from the coding sequence ATGGACGCCCGCCGTCGCCAATCCTATGGACAGGGCGTGCCTGATGCCCGCCACGCCGCCTGCAACCTCGCCCGCCGTCTGAAGAAGGCCGGGCACACCGCCTATTTCGCCGGCGGCTGCGTACGGGACGGCTTGCTGGGCAAGATCCCGAAGGACTACGACATCGCCACCTCCGCCACCCCCGCGCAGGTCACCGCGCTTTTTCCCGGCTCAAACGAAGTCGGGGCCCACTTCGGAGTGGTGATTGCAAAGGAGCAAGGTCATCACGTGGAGATCGCCACCTTCCGGACCGATGGTTCCTATCGCGATGGACGCCGTCCGGACGATGTGACTTTTTCGACTCCGGAGGAAGATTCGAAGCGCCGGGACTTCACGATCAACGGTCTTTTCGAGGATCCGGAGAGTGGCGAGGTAATCGACTTCGTCGGCGGCCGGAAAGACCTCGCGGCAGGCGTGCTCCGCGCGATCGGCAATCCCGCCGATCGCTTCAATGAGGACGCGCTGCGCCTGATGCGGGCGATCCGTTTCGCCACCACGCTCGGCTTTGAAATCGAGCCCGACACCTGGGCTGCGATCCAAGCGAACGCCGATGGCCTCCTGCGCATCTCGCCGGAGCGGATCCGCGACGAATTCTCACGCCTGATCGTGCAACCGGCGCGGGCGCGCGGGCTCGACCTGTTGGTGGACTCGGGATTGATCCAACATTTCCTGCCAGAAGTATTGCCGTTGATCGGTTGCGAACAACCGCCCGAGTGGCACCCGGAGGGGGATGTCTACGTTCACACGCGGATCATGCTGGAGATGCTGGGCCCGGAGGCTCCGCTGGAGCTTTGCCTCGCGGTGCTGCTTCACGACATCGCGAAGCCCCCGACACAAACTTTCGATGAACAGGCCGGCCGCATCCGTTTCAACGGCCACGATGCCATGGGCGCCTTGATGGCGGAGGAGATCCTGCGCCGCTTGCGCTATCCCAATCACGTGATCGAGGATGTAGCCTTCATCGTCTCGCGGCACATGCAGTTCATGAATGTGCAGCAAATGCGGACTGCGAAGCTGAAGCGCTTCATGTCCGCACCCACCTTCCCGCTGGAACTGGATCTCCACCGGGTGGACTGCGGCTCTTCGAATGGCTTCACCGACAACCTTGAATTCCTCATCGCCAAGCAAGAGGAGTTTGCAGCCCAGCCTCTGATCCCGGCGCCCTTGGTAACCGGCCACGACCTGATCCGCCTGGGCCTTGCTCCAGGTCCTCGCTTCAGCGAGATCCTCGATGCGGTGCAGACGGAACAACTGGAAGGACGCCTGGCCGACCGCGAGTCCGCGGTGGCTTGGGTGAAGGGCCTGATCTAA
- a CDS encoding ATP-dependent Clp protease ATP-binding subunit: MNNFTPRAQQVLALARKEADRFNHSYVGTEHLLLGLIKLGQGVAVNVLERMGLDLESVRMEVEKEVGTGTGQKISGSIPYTPRVKKVLALANKEAKALNHSYVGTEHILLGLLREGEGVAARVLRRMDVDIQRTRNEILAEIDPNFTPDDDEDDHDDEEDENFEDESNEGEETEAEGKTKTPALRAFGRDLTKLARDNDLDPVIGRESEIERVIQILCRRTKNNPVLIGEAGVGKTAIVEGLAQEIASGNVPEILRDKKVITLDLALMVAGTKYRGQFEERIKAVMDEIRKVKNVILFIDELHTIVGAGSAEGAMDASNIIKPALSRSELQVVGATTLNEYRKYIEKDAALERRFQQVKVDEPSVEDAIKIMRGLQDKYETHHKAHFTPAAVEASVKLTSRYLTGRYLPDKAIDVLDEAGARARIGTMTRPPEIKQLEADIEQVNREKISAIGEQDFEKAAALRDKEKQIKKSLDETLKSWRARSEETVVDVGEEDIMAVVSKWTGVPLRRMEEKEAEKLLKMESELEGRVIGQDEAVKAISKALRRSRADLKDPRRPIGSFLFLGPTGVGKTYLARNLAEFMFGDADALIQIDMSEYMEKFTSSRLIGSPPGYVGYEEGGQLSEAVRRRPYSVVLFDEIEKAHPDVMNLLLQILEEGMVTDSLGRKIDFRNTIIILTSNVGASTIKRQTSLGFGAMSADEADFEGMKEKILEESKRYFKPEFLNRLDDLVVFHMLEKKDLDQIVDLEIDKLLKRLREKEITLQLESSARDLLVKKGYDPAYGARPMRRAVERYLEDPLAEALLRGDVKPGDTAKVVCPEGKEELVFEPVESKAEPDNAGV, from the coding sequence ATGAACAATTTCACACCCAGAGCCCAACAGGTGCTGGCCCTCGCCCGGAAGGAGGCCGACCGCTTCAACCACAGCTACGTGGGTACCGAGCATTTGCTTCTCGGTCTCATCAAACTGGGGCAGGGAGTGGCGGTCAACGTTCTGGAGCGGATGGGTCTGGACTTGGAAAGTGTCCGGATGGAGGTCGAAAAGGAAGTTGGTACCGGCACCGGTCAAAAGATCTCCGGTAGCATCCCTTACACTCCCCGCGTGAAGAAAGTCTTGGCCCTTGCCAACAAGGAAGCCAAGGCGCTGAACCACTCCTACGTGGGCACCGAGCACATTTTGCTTGGACTGCTCCGCGAAGGCGAGGGGGTCGCTGCCCGCGTCCTCCGCCGCATGGACGTGGACATCCAGCGCACCCGGAACGAAATCCTCGCGGAGATCGACCCGAACTTCACGCCGGATGACGACGAAGACGATCACGACGACGAAGAGGACGAAAACTTCGAAGACGAAAGCAACGAAGGCGAAGAAACCGAAGCGGAAGGCAAGACCAAGACGCCTGCCCTCCGTGCCTTCGGACGCGATCTGACGAAGCTCGCCCGCGATAACGATCTTGATCCGGTCATCGGCCGCGAGTCGGAGATCGAGCGCGTGATCCAGATCCTGTGCCGCCGCACCAAGAACAACCCGGTGCTCATCGGGGAAGCCGGTGTTGGCAAGACAGCGATCGTCGAAGGGCTCGCCCAGGAAATCGCTTCGGGTAACGTTCCCGAAATCCTCCGGGACAAGAAGGTCATCACCTTGGACCTCGCACTGATGGTGGCGGGCACGAAGTACCGTGGTCAGTTCGAGGAGCGGATCAAGGCCGTCATGGACGAAATCCGGAAGGTGAAGAACGTGATCCTTTTCATCGACGAGCTGCACACCATCGTGGGTGCCGGTTCGGCGGAAGGCGCGATGGACGCTTCCAATATCATCAAGCCGGCGCTCTCGCGCTCCGAGCTGCAGGTAGTGGGCGCGACCACGCTGAACGAGTACCGCAAGTATATCGAAAAGGACGCCGCTCTCGAGCGTCGCTTCCAGCAGGTCAAGGTGGACGAACCCTCCGTGGAAGACGCCATCAAGATCATGCGCGGCTTGCAGGACAAGTACGAGACGCACCACAAGGCCCACTTCACCCCGGCAGCCGTCGAGGCTTCGGTGAAGCTGACCTCGCGCTACCTCACGGGCCGCTATCTGCCGGACAAGGCGATCGACGTGCTCGATGAAGCGGGTGCCCGTGCGCGCATCGGCACCATGACCCGCCCTCCGGAAATCAAGCAGCTCGAAGCGGACATCGAACAGGTGAACCGCGAGAAGATCTCCGCGATCGGAGAGCAGGACTTCGAGAAGGCTGCCGCACTCCGTGATAAGGAGAAGCAGATCAAGAAGAGCCTCGATGAGACTCTGAAGAGCTGGCGTGCCCGCTCGGAAGAAACCGTCGTGGACGTGGGCGAAGAAGACATCATGGCCGTGGTCTCGAAGTGGACCGGCGTCCCGCTCCGCCGCATGGAGGAGAAGGAAGCCGAGAAGCTCCTGAAGATGGAGAGCGAGCTGGAAGGCCGCGTCATCGGTCAGGACGAGGCCGTGAAGGCGATCTCGAAGGCGCTGCGCCGCTCGCGTGCCGACCTGAAGGATCCTCGCCGTCCGATCGGTTCCTTCCTCTTCCTCGGCCCCACCGGTGTCGGTAAGACCTACCTCGCCCGCAATCTCGCCGAATTCATGTTCGGTGATGCGGACGCGCTCATCCAGATCGACATGTCGGAGTACATGGAGAAGTTCACCTCCAGCCGTCTCATCGGATCGCCTCCGGGATACGTCGGCTACGAGGAGGGTGGCCAGCTTTCCGAAGCTGTTCGCCGCCGGCCTTACTCCGTGGTCCTCTTCGACGAAATCGAGAAGGCTCACCCGGACGTGATGAACCTGCTGCTCCAGATCCTGGAGGAAGGCATGGTGACCGACTCGCTCGGCCGCAAGATCGACTTCCGGAACACGATCATCATCCTCACCTCGAACGTGGGTGCCTCGACGATCAAGCGCCAAACCTCGCTCGGATTCGGTGCGATGTCCGCCGACGAAGCCGACTTCGAAGGCATGAAGGAGAAGATCCTCGAAGAATCGAAGCGCTACTTCAAACCGGAGTTCCTCAACCGCCTCGATGACCTCGTCGTCTTCCACATGCTTGAGAAGAAGGACCTCGACCAGATCGTGGATCTCGAGATCGACAAGCTGCTCAAGCGCCTTCGCGAGAAGGAAATCACGCTCCAACTCGAGTCGAGCGCCCGCGACCTGCTGGTCAAGAAGGGTTACGATCCTGCCTACGGTGCACGTCCGATGCGCCGCGCGGTGGAACGCTACCTCGAAGACCCGCTGGCCGAAGCCCTGCTCCGCGGCGACGTGAAGCCCGGAGATACCGCCAAGGTCGTCTGCCCGGAAGGCAAGGAAGAGCTGGTTTTCGAACCAGTCGAGTCCAAGGCCGAGCCGGACAACGCAGGAGTCTGA
- a CDS encoding Lrp/AsnC family transcriptional regulator, translated as MQTVPVEHSDPINAKILAISEDLIAGFQRQPFHLIAEKSGVPLETVLERIKAMLEAGIIRRVRQTLLSTKLAHGALVAWRVPEEKLNAAFDFMSKEDPFSGHVVIRSTDTEVSGSGYRLWTTLKVPVGESLDEHATALLRLTGAEEYLLMPANGVFALGVGHVRRRTLEPGDKADERAEMMTTVPVELTPEEWDTLLILKEELTPDEIIANPWEARAAKLGLTVDRFCEIAETLNSKKVIGRFSTFLEHVKPSSSGERVTRFNGLFHWAVPKGREIEAGGEVGRHFCMTHCYWREGGPQFGNVNIMGVVHGTEKARVMEHKAAIDRHLEAIGIPVSYTNVFWGGRSEIKPSEISPLVYKEWHQKHK; from the coding sequence ATGCAAACCGTCCCCGTCGAGCACAGCGATCCCATCAACGCCAAAATCCTCGCGATTTCCGAGGATCTGATCGCCGGCTTCCAGCGCCAGCCCTTCCACTTGATCGCCGAGAAGAGCGGGGTGCCACTGGAGACGGTGCTGGAGCGGATCAAGGCCATGCTTGAGGCGGGGATTATCCGTCGCGTCCGCCAGACCCTGCTTTCCACCAAACTCGCTCACGGTGCGCTGGTTGCATGGCGCGTTCCGGAAGAGAAGCTGAATGCAGCCTTCGACTTCATGTCGAAGGAAGACCCCTTCTCAGGCCACGTCGTCATTCGCTCCACGGACACCGAGGTCTCCGGCTCCGGCTATCGCCTCTGGACCACTCTCAAGGTGCCGGTGGGTGAGTCCCTCGATGAGCATGCCACCGCCCTGCTCCGCCTGACCGGGGCCGAGGAATACCTGCTGATGCCTGCCAACGGCGTCTTCGCTCTCGGAGTCGGCCACGTCCGCCGCCGCACCCTGGAACCGGGTGACAAGGCCGACGAACGTGCCGAGATGATGACCACTGTGCCGGTGGAACTGACTCCGGAGGAGTGGGATACCCTCCTCATCCTCAAGGAGGAGCTCACCCCGGACGAAATCATCGCGAATCCGTGGGAGGCCCGCGCAGCCAAGCTCGGCCTGACCGTTGATCGTTTCTGCGAAATCGCGGAGACCCTGAACTCCAAGAAAGTCATCGGTCGCTTCTCCACGTTCTTGGAACACGTCAAGCCATCGTCCTCGGGCGAGCGCGTGACCCGCTTCAACGGCCTCTTCCACTGGGCAGTGCCGAAAGGCCGCGAAATCGAAGCGGGCGGCGAAGTCGGCCGTCATTTCTGCATGACCCATTGTTACTGGCGCGAAGGCGGTCCGCAGTTCGGAAACGTCAACATCATGGGCGTGGTCCACGGCACCGAGAAAGCCCGCGTGATGGAGCATAAAGCCGCCATCGATCGCCATCTGGAGGCCATCGGCATCCCCGTTTCCTACACGAACGTCTTTTGGGGCGGCCGTTCCGAGATCAAGCCTTCAGAGATCTCCCCCTTGGTCTACAAGGAATGGCACCAGAAGCACAAATGA
- a CDS encoding Minf_1886 family protein, with protein MKALQFEQAVENVLKRDKRYDPLAYLFLKEALDFTLKRAAEGNGGEPRHVSGVELCHGFRDLAIQEFGPMASTLMREWGLRESSDIGEMVFHLIEEQMFGKQDSDTKEDFASAFDFDDAFILPFQPKQRRANLQGSLTAN; from the coding sequence ATGAAGGCCCTGCAGTTCGAGCAAGCCGTCGAAAACGTCCTCAAGCGGGACAAGCGCTACGATCCCCTCGCCTACCTTTTTCTGAAGGAAGCTCTCGATTTCACGCTCAAGCGTGCGGCCGAAGGGAACGGCGGTGAACCGCGCCATGTTTCCGGAGTCGAGCTGTGCCACGGCTTCCGCGACCTCGCGATCCAGGAGTTCGGCCCAATGGCCTCTACACTGATGCGGGAATGGGGATTGCGCGAAAGCAGCGATATCGGCGAGATGGTGTTCCATCTCATCGAGGAGCAGATGTTCGGCAAGCAGGACAGCGACACGAAGGAAGACTTCGCCAGCGCCTTCGATTTCGATGATGCCTTCATCCTTCCTTTCCAGCCGAAGCAGCGACGCGCGAATCTCCAAGGCTCGCTGACGGCGAACTGA
- a CDS encoding response regulator transcription factor: MQKILIVEDERDIADLVGFNLERAGYEVLKAHDGITGADIAIHERPDLVILDLMLPGKDGYGVFKELRRDSRSRDIPVIMLTARAQTEDRIQGLEAGADDYLTKPFSPKELMLRVQAVLKRADGPPGSVEVSYGPFRFDKNSLKFYLEGHPVELTSTEFKLLLFLTERAGKAQDRNDLLRTVWGYSDEVHSRTLDTHMKRLRQKLGEHAAMVETVRGIGYCVSSL, translated from the coding sequence ATGCAGAAAATCCTGATCGTCGAGGATGAAAGGGACATCGCGGACCTCGTGGGCTTCAATTTGGAGCGCGCGGGTTACGAGGTGCTCAAGGCGCATGACGGCATCACCGGTGCCGACATCGCCATCCATGAACGTCCCGATCTCGTCATCCTTGACCTGATGCTCCCGGGTAAAGACGGCTACGGCGTCTTCAAGGAGCTCCGCCGTGATTCCCGCAGCCGGGACATCCCTGTCATCATGCTCACCGCGCGTGCGCAAACCGAGGACCGGATCCAAGGCTTGGAAGCTGGCGCGGACGACTACCTGACCAAGCCTTTCTCCCCGAAGGAACTGATGCTCCGCGTGCAAGCGGTGCTGAAGCGCGCCGACGGCCCGCCCGGCTCGGTCGAGGTGAGCTACGGACCCTTCCGTTTCGACAAGAACTCGCTGAAGTTCTACCTCGAAGGCCACCCGGTGGAGTTGACCTCCACCGAATTCAAGTTGCTCCTTTTCCTGACCGAACGCGCCGGGAAAGCTCAGGACCGCAACGACCTGCTCCGCACCGTGTGGGGCTATAGCGACGAGGTCCATAGCCGGACCCTCGATACCCACATGAAGCGCCTGCGCCAGAAATTGGGCGAACACGCGGCGATGGTTGAAACCGTGCGTGGCATTGGATACTGCGTGTCGTCCCTCTGA